In Macadamia integrifolia cultivar HAES 741 chromosome 5, SCU_Mint_v3, whole genome shotgun sequence, a single window of DNA contains:
- the LOC122079467 gene encoding probable LRR receptor-like serine/threonine-protein kinase At1g67720, producing the protein MALILNFLVLFLQLVPSVICQVEEFVSIDCGGTSNYTDPSTGLAWVSDTGFIRHGKAVDIKNPNGNIPQYQRRRDFPADGNKYCYTLSTTERRRHLVRATFQYGNSVSGDPYPKFQLYMDATMWSTITVLDASRVYVEEMIIRAASTSINVCLCCASTGSPFISTLELRPLNLSLYATDYEDSFYLAVAVRVNFGALSKDPIRYPDDPYDRIWESDLDKRQNFLVGVAPGTESISTSKNINIRTREFPPVRVMQTAVVGTQGRLSYRLTLDGFPATARAFAYLAEIEDLGKNEIRKFRLQQPQVPGYNNVIVNIADNANGSYTLYEPSYMNVSLDFVLSLEFVKTRDSTHGPLLNAIEISKYVQIIPKTESNDVMTLDAFRSMSPGSDWIHEEGDPCIPTQWEWVICSSSTPPRITKLALSEKHLKGEIPDKLKHLDGLTELWLDGNSLTESIPDISNLQNLTIVHLENNRLTGPIPSYLGDLPSLRELYVQNNSLSGEIPTTLLTGNLVFNYDGNPELIQRVQHKMDLKLILGTSIGVFVVVAVFILGSLLLLHNLWKMPSQEKSNSLRTISKPSAAYSLVHGGSLKDESPDVAYYITLSDIEEATNNFSRKIGKGSFGPVYYGKMKDGKEVAVKILADASSHGNQQFTNEVALLSRIHHRNLVPLVGYCEEAHQHILVYEYMHNGSLQDYIQDSVDQKRLGWLSRLSIAEDAAKGLEYLHTGCNPSIIHRDVKTSNILLDINMRAKVSDFGLSKQADDNLTHVSSVACGTVGYLDPEYYANQQLTEKSDVYSFGVVLLELISGKKPFSAEEYGAEWHIVHWARSLIRKGDVMSILDPSLAGDIKIESLWRIAEVAILSVEPHGSCRPKMQEIVLAIQDAIKIEKGRQRNYTRCSSSQSRQSPHISSPSDSLEIESSNFSSGCILPSAR; encoded by the exons ATGGCTCTCATATTAAATTTTCTGGTTTTGTTCCTGCAACTAGTTCCTTCTGTTATTTGCCAAGTTGAAG AGTTTGTCAGCATAGACTGTGGAGGAACAAGTAATTACACTGACCCAAGTACAGGACTAGCATGGGTTTCAGACACTGGATTCATTAGACACGGTAAGGCAGTTGACATCAAGAATCCTAATGGAAACATCCCACAgtatcaaagaagaagagactTTCCTGCAGACGGAAACAAGTACTGCTACACTTTGAGCACCACAGAGAGAAGGCGACACCTTGTCCGAGCAACGTTTCAGTATGGCAACTCAGTATCTGGAGATCCATACCCCAAATTTCAGCTCTATATGGATGCTACCATGTGGTCCACCATAACAGTTTTAGATGCTTCAAGAGTATATGTTGAGGAGATGATTATCAGGGCAGCTTCTACTTCCATCAATGTGTGTCTGTGCTGTGCTTCAACGGGCTCTCCTTTCATATCTACACTTGAATTGCGCCCCTTGAACCTTTCACTGTATGCCACAGATTATGAGGATAGTTTCTACCTAGCAGTTGCAGTCAGAGTAAATTTTGGTGCTCTGAGCAAGGACCCAATTAG GTATCCAGATGATCCTTATGACCGAATATGGGAATCAGATCTAGATAAAAGGCAAAACTTTCTTGTTGGGGTGGCTCCTGGAACAGAAAGTATCAGCACCTCCAAGAACATAAATATAAGAACACGGGAATTCCCACCTGTTAGAGTAATGCAAACTGCAGTCGTTGGCACTCAAGGCAGACTCAGCTACAGGTTAACCCTCGACGGTTTCCCAGCTACTGCTCGAGCTTTTGCATACCTGGCTGAGATTGAAGATTTGGGTAAGAATGAGATTCGGAAGTTTAGACTGCAACAGCCTCAAGTACCTGGCTATAACAATGTGATAGTGAATATTGCTGACAACGCCAACGGCAGCTACACTCTTTATGAACCCAGCTACATGAATGTATCTCTGGATTTTGTACTGTCACTCGAATTTGTCAAGACCAGGGATTCTACCCATGGACCACTCCTAAATGCAATTGAGATAAGCAAGTATGTACAGATTATCCCAAAGACAGAGAGCAATGATG TGATGACTCTGGATGCCTTCCGCTCCATGTCCCCTGGAAGTGATTGGATTCATGAAGAAGGTGACCCCTGTATCCCAACTCAATGGGAATGGGTAATCTGCAGCTCCAGCACTCCACCAAGAATTACAAAACT TGCATTATCCGAGAAACATTTGAAGGGTGAAATCCCAGATAAGCTTAAGCACTTGGATGGTTTAACAGAGTT GTGGCTGGACGGTAACTCCTTAACTGAGTCAATCCCCGACATAAGTAATCTTCAAAATTTGACCATTGT GCATCTCGAGAACAACAGATTGACTGGTCCAATACCTTCTTACCTTGGAGATTTGCCTAGCTTACGGGAATT ATATGTGCAGAATAACTCTTTAAGTGGGGAAATACCTACGACGTTGTTAACTGGAAATTTGGTATTCAA CTATGATGGCAACCCTGAACTCATTCAACGGGTACAGCACAAGATGGATCTTAAGTTGATTCTTGGAACTTCAATTGGAGTATTTGTGGTGGTTGCAGTTTTCATCCTTGGGAGTTTACTACTGTTGCATAATCTTTGGAAAATGCCATCTCAGGAGAAAA GTAATTCTTTGCGCACAATATCCAAGCCTTCAGCTGCCTATTCTCTTGTACATGGTGGGTCATTGAAGGATGAAAGCCCAGATGTGGCTTACTACATCACACTCTCTGACATAGAAGAAGCTACAAACAATTTTTCTAGAAAAATAGGGAAAGGAAGCTTTGGACCTGTCTATTATGGAAAGATGAAAGATGGAAAAGAAGTGGCGGTCAAGATATTGGCTGATGCATCTAGCCATGGAAACCAACAATTTACCAATGAG GTTGCCCTCTTGTCAAGAATTCATCATAGAAACTTGGTTCCTTTAGTTGGATACTGCGAGGAAGCCCATCAACATATTCTAGTTTATGAGTATATGCACAATGGATCTCTGCAGGACTATATACAAG ATTCTGTTGACCAGAAGCGCTTGGGCTGGCTCTCCCGTCTTTCTATTGCAGAAGATGCGGCTAAAG GCCTTGAGTACTTGCATACTGGGTGCAACCCAAGCATCATCCACCGAGATGTCAAGACTAGCAATATTCTTCTCGACATCAATATGAGGGCAAAGGTGTCAGATTTTGGGCTCTCAAAGCAAGCTGATGATAATCTCACCCATGTGTCAAGTGTTGCATGTGGCACAGTCGGCTACCTTGATCCTGA GTACTATGCTAATCAACAGTTAACTGAAAAGAGTGATGTCTACAGTTTTGGGGTTGTTCTTTTGGAGCTGATATCAGGAAAAAAACCTTTCTCAGCAGAAGAGTACGGTGCTGAATGGCACATTGTTCACTGG GCAAGGTCATTGATTCGTAAAGGGGATGTGATGAGCATCCTAGATCCTTCATTAGCAGGTGATATTAAAATAGAGTCACTTTGGAGGATAGCTGAAGTTGCAATCCTTAGTGTTGAGCCACATGGAAGTTGCAGGCCAAA
- the LOC122078191 gene encoding adenine/guanine permease AZG2-like, with protein sequence MGLMLGGKSLTRLGEEWRKMEQKLNEAISKSKVGKYFKLEARNSCFTREVRAGAATFLTMAYIITVNATILADSGGTCSISDCSGNPTPDCKFQPNEGYQNCISNATNDLIVATALSSMIGCFSMGLLANLPLGLAPGMGANAYFAYSLVGFHGSGPLSYRTALAVVLIEGCIFLTIAALGLRAKLARLIPRPVRLAGAAGIGLFIAFTGLQAHEGLGLVGPDSSTLVTLAACVTTNPVTGECVQGKMQSPRFWLGGLGFIIISYGLMKNIKGSMIYGILFVTLISWIRGTSVTYFPYTPLGDTNYNYFKKVVSFHKLKSTAGAISFSGFNRSEVWVALVTLLYVDVLATTSTLYSMAELGGFMEENGSFEGEYIAYMVDASSTIVGSTLGTSTMATFVESSAGIREGGRTGLTAVTVGFFFFLSIFFAPLFASVPPWAVGPSLVMVGVMMMKVAKDIEWSNIKEGVPAFITMLLMPLTYSISYGIIGGIGLHIALNLYDYIVGLIRWLMKKKKVVGGVQNQVSAAAGADPTVEITV encoded by the coding sequence atgggtTTGATGTTGGGAGGTAAGAGTCTTACAAGGTTGGgagaagaatggagaaaaatGGAGCAAAAGTTGAATGAAGCAATCTCTAAGAGCAAGGTAGGGAAATACTTCAAGCTAGAAGCTAGGAATAGCTGCTTTACTAGGGAAGTCCGTGCAGGTGCAGCTACATTCCTCACCATGGCCTACATCATCACTGTTAACGCGACTATACTCGCCGACTCCGGCGGCACTTGTTCCATCTCTGATTGCTCCGGCAACCCAACTCCAGACTGCAAGTTTCAACCAAATGAAGGTTACCAAAACTGTATTTCCAATGCCACAAATGATCTCATTGTAGCTACAGCTTTGTCTTCCATGATAGGTTGTTTTTCTATGGGCCTACTAGCTAATTTACCATTGGGCTTGGCCCCAGGTATGGGTGCCAATGCTTACTTTGCTTATAGCTTGGTGGGCTTTCATGGATCTGGGCCTTTATCATACCGGACCGCTCTCGCCGTCGTCCTCATCGAAGGTTGTATCTTTCTTACAATAGCTGCACTTGGTTTGAGAGCAAAGCTTGCCCGGCTCATCCCTCGCCCGGTTCGCCTGGCCGGTGCGGCGGGCATTGGGCTTTTCATCGCTTTCACTGGCTTACAAGCCCATGAAGGTTTGGGCCTCGTGGGCCCCGATTCATCCACCTTGGTGACCCTCGCCGCTTGTGTGACGACGAACCCGGTTACTGGCGAATGTGTGCAGGGTAAGATGCAGAGCCCAAGGTTTTGGCTTGGAGGGCTTGGGTTCATTATCATATCTTATGGGCTTATGAAGAACATCAAGGGTAGTATGATTTATGGGATCCTCTTTGTGACATTGATTTCATGGATTAGGGGTACTAGTGTCACTTATTTTCCTTATACACCCCTTGGTGACACTAACTATAACTATTTCAAGAAGGTTGTAAGCTTCCACAAGCTTAAATCCACAGCTGGGGCTATCAGCTTTAGTGGCTTCAATAGGAGTGAGGTTTGGGTGGCTTTGGTTACCTTACTTTATGTGGATGTGCTAGCCACAACTAGTACACTCTACTCCATGGCAGAACTTGGAGGATTCATGGAAGAAAATGGTTCCTTTGAAGGTGAATACATAGCTTATATGGTTGATGCAAGCTCCACGATAGTGGGGTCGACACTTGGAACTTCCACGATGGCAACATTTGTCGAATCATCGGCGGGGAtcagagaagggggaagaacaGGATTAACAGCTGTGACTgttgggttcttcttcttcttgtcaatTTTCTTTGCCCCTCTTTTTGCTAGTGTGCCTCCATGGGCTGTTGGGCCTTCTCTAGTCATGGTTggggtgatgatgatgaaggtGGCTAAGGATATAGAGTGGTCCAACATTAAGGAAGGTGTCCCTGCTTTCATTACAATGTTACTTATGCCACTAACCTATTCTATATCATATGGGATTATTGGAGGGATTGGACTCCACATAGCTCTTAATCTCTATGATTATATTGTAGGTTTGATAAGGTGgctgatgaagaaaaaaaaggtggtgGGAGGAGTTCAAAATCAAGTCTCTGCAGCTGCTGGTGCTGATCCAACGGTTGAAATTACTGTATAA